ACCTCGAGTTACTGCTCGCCCAGCTCGCCGACGTGCCGGATGAGCGAAGGGGAGCGGGCTTCGTCTGCGCCGCCGCGCTGGTGGTCCCCGGTGGCGGGGAGACCGTGGTGTACGGCGACTGGGGCGGTGAGATCGCCTGGGAACCCCGTGGCACCAACGGTTTCGGCTACGACCCGATCTTCGTCCCCGAGGGGGAGACCCGCACCTCGGCCGAGCTCGGTTCGGCGGAGAAGGACGCCGTCTCACATCGCGGCCTTGCCCTGCGTGAGCTGCTGCCCTACCTGCACGAGCTCGCCTGACCGTGTTTGCCGCGCACATCCGCGTGTTTGCTCCCCACGCGCACGCGTTTGCCATCCACGCGCACCCAGTCTGCCGTCCGTCACCTTCCGTAACTACCCGGCTGACCCGCTGCTAGGGTTCCGGCCGTGCTCGTTCCCGTCACGATGCCCGGTGTCACCGAAGGCCAGGTGGCGCGGATGCTGCAGCCGAGATGGACCCGCGCACGGTCCTACCTGCTGGCGGGTCTGGTCGTCTGCCCGCTGATGTTCGTGGTGACCTGCCTGAGCGTGTGTCGATCGCCGTGGCCGGTCAGGGCGTCGCGTGGTGGCTGGTGCTGCCGGTGCTCGGCACCGCGTTGCCCGCCGTGATCCTGCTCGGCAGCCTGCGCTCGTTGCGCTACGAGCCGCCGCGGTGGGGACGTGCCGCGTTCCTCGCCGGTGGGTGCCAGTTGCTGCTCGGCGGCATCCCCGCGGTCGGGATGGCCATGAACGCGGGAACGACGCTCGCGACGGTCGGCGCGAGCGTCGTGTTCCTGCTGCAACTCACGCTGCTGGTCCTCGGTTTCGTGTTCGCGCACCGGGCGCACCGGGTCCTGCTGTTTCCGCCGTGCCCCGAACTCGGGGCCACCCCGTTCACCGTGGCGTTCCGCGCCCGCATCGCGGACCTGGGCCTGTTCTCCGGTTCGGTGGCCATCGCGGGGGACCGGGTGGAGTGGTCGGCACGGCGGCACAAGGGGCGCGGTGGACCCACCGCCTACGGCAGCCTGCCGTTCGACCGGTTACGTGGCGCGCGGCCCACGATGCTGCCGGACACCGGGCAGCGGATCCCGTGGCTACGGCTTTCCGACGACTCCGCCGTGCACACCTCGGCGGGACCGGCGGTGCTGCTCGCCTCGGACGCGGGGGAGTGGATGCTTCCGGTACCGGACGCCGAGGTGTTCGTCCACCTGCTGCGCTGGCGGGTCAGTCGACGTACTTGATCTTGACGCCCGGGCCGAGTTTGCGCAGGCCACGGTAGTGTCCCTTGCGATCCAGTCGTAGCCGGATGTCCAGTTCTGCCAGCGGGCTGAGGTCAACCGTACCGGGGAACCGGACCAGCCGGACCGTGTGCAGCGGAAATCGAGTCAGGGGCGTCAGGTCAGGTACCGTGGTCCCGCTCAGGACCAGTTCGTTCAGGGGCCAGGCGGGTAGCTCCGTCAGGTCGAACTGACCGTAGTCGATCAGGCGTAGCCTCCTGATCCCCGGGAACGTCCCTGACAGCTTGCCGACGTCGTGCCGGCAGACGGGGTCGTACAGGTTGATCTCGGAGATGTGTGGCAGTGGCCGGGTGCGGTGGAGGGCTTCCTCGGTGTATTCGGAGAGTTCGAGCAGGCGAAGCTTGCGAAGTTCGGACAGAATATTGTAGTCGCTCACCCTGACGAGGCTGCCGAGACTCAGCAGGTCGAGGTTCCTTGTTGTCGAAACGAAGCTGATGTCCTGCCACGGGTGCGTCGGCGCCAGGATGAGCGAGATCAGGTTGTCCAGTTTACTCAGTACGCTGGTGTCGGTGATCTCGGCGGCGTCACGCAGGATCAGGTACTCGATCCGCCGATGCGCTTCCAGTGCCGCGAGGCTGACGGTCCGTCCCGGATTGAGATGAACATTGATGTTCGTGACGTGTTCCTGGTCCGATAGTGATTCCAGGTCGTCGAGCGGTTCGCGCTGGGGAAGCATTATCCAGAGTGATCTGAGACGTCGTAGTCGGCCGGTGAACGGCAGCAACCGTCGCGAGTGGACGATGAGGTGTCCATGGGCCAGCGGTGAGTCGGCGAGTACTTCCTCGGCGAAGCGTTCGGGGTCGAAGTACTGCCATGCATCCGCGATCTGATACTGGACCGAGGGTCGTGGATCCTGGGCGTACCGGGCGAGCCGGGGCAGTGCTTCGGAGCTGCAGGTGAGCGCGACCGTCCGGGCCGTGGCCACCGCCTTGGCCTCGGACAGTTCGCTCAGGTCCGTCGGCAGGTGCCGCAGCACGCGGTGGCCGATACTCGCCAGCGAACGGGTCTCCCGCACGTTCCGAGGTGGTACCAGATGCCGTTCGACCAAACCATCCACTCTGGACCGAACGGCGGGCTCCACATCCTGCACGGTTTCCAGGCAGGCGGCGGCCAGTAACCGTAGCCTGCGCGCGTGGGGCCGGTTTTCCTCGGCGCGGTCCAGGATCCCGCCGAGCAGCTGGGCGGCCTGCCGGGCGGTCGCGTGCCCGCAGGCCATCACGACGGTCTCCCGCCAGGTGTCCAGATGCGCGTGCGCCACCAACGTGTCGATGTGATGCTGCTGCACCGCCTCGTCCGCGGCGAGGTACTCCTGGAAGGTACGGTGCACGAAGTCCACCTTGCCGGGAACCGGCTCCCGCAGCACCCCGCTGCGTTCCAGCAGGTGGTTCAGCAGGGCCTCCGGCTCGGCGTCCACATTGGGCATCCCGGGCAGTTTCTGCCGCAGGTGTACCAGGGTGTTGTCCCTGGTCAGTTCCACCCGATTCGCCAGGGTCAACCGCCACGCCAGGTCCCGCAACAGGACCTTCTTCTCCGTGTCGGTGAGCAGTCCGGAAATACCCCGCTCGGCATCACGCAGGTGCAGCAACATGGCCAGTGCCTTGTCGTACAGGTCCATCCGGTTGCGCGGCAGCTCGGAACGGTGCGCCAGGTTCAGGGCACACAACATGGCGCACAACAACGGGGTGGCGGCGAGCTCGCGCAGATGCGGCCGCTCCAGCTGGCCGCGCAGCCTGCGCTGTGCCTCCGCCGCCTCGGCAACGTGCGTCCCACTGGCTGCCTCGTGCCAGCGTTCCACGAAGGTCAGCACATTGCGTGGGCTCATCGGCTCGAGGGTGACCGTGGCGAACTCCTCCTCGGCGAGCCAGCGACGGTCTGCCGCCGCGGTCCGTGAGGTCACCACGACCCGCATCCCGGGGAAGGTGCCGACAAGGTCCCGCAGCCACGCTTTCACCTCCCGGCGCCGCGCAGCGGGAACCTCGTCCACGCCGTCCACGAGCAACAACGCCGTGCCGTCCTCGAGCCGCCGATGGACCCAGCCCTCCGGCATCGCGCCCGCGATGGCCTTCGCCGCGTGCGGCACGAACTCCTCCGGGGCAGGCAGGTCCCCGGCGCTGAAGCTGCGCAACTGGATCAGGAAAGGCACGCAGCCGTTCCACTCCGCGAGGGCGCCGGTGAAGCCGTGCCGGGCCGCCGTCACCGCGAGCCAGTGCAGGAGCGTGGTCTTGCCGGAGCCCGCGTCGCCGCGCAGCAGGGTCCGTTGCGAGTCGCCGATGGCGTTCTCCACCGGAACGCCGTCCGTGTGGTGTGCCGTGCCCGTCGACTCGAACCATTCGGCGGCGATCCGGCGGTCCCGTGGCCGGTCGTTCTCGGTGGACACCCTGAGGCTGAGATACGCCACGGTCAACGGCAGCGCGGGCTGCTCGTCCATCGGCAGGCCGAGCAACTCCAGCCGGTCCAGCCGGGCGGCAAGGCACTCCAGGTACCTTCCACGGAACGCCACGTCCAGGTCGGTGCCCTGGGGTGCGAACAGGCTGGTCCGCGGTAACCGGGCCAGCAGCTCGTCCAGTCGTTCGGACTGGGTGGTCAGCCTGGCGAGCACCTCGGCCAGCGCCGTGGACCGGAAGGCCGGCAGGTAACGGATCACCTGCACCAGGTGACGACAGGCCTGGTCGAGCGCAAGTTCGTACAGCGGCCGTGCCCGCTCGGCCAGGCTGACCTGCCGTGCACGGTCCGGAAACTGCCCGCGCAGCCTGCGGGCGAGTTGCTCGGCATCGGCGTCATCGGCGAGCAACGCCTCGTCGGTGAGATCCGCCTCACCGAGGACGTCCAGCACCGCGAGGACCGCCGCGGCGGCCTCGTTCTCCGGCAGGTCGCCGGAGAACTCGTGCAGCACCGGTTCCAGCTGTTCGGTGACCTGGTTGCCGATCCGGTCGAGGAGGTTCTCCAGCTTGCGCCGTTGCAGCGGGCTCGCCAGCTCGGCCTCGGCCAGCTCGGTCAGGCTCGCGGCGCGCTCGAATCGTGCCCTGCGACGCTGCAACCAGGACCGCCCCGCCTGCGTCGCGATGGCGGAGCCGAGCCTGAGCGCCGCCCCCTCCAGACCTGTGATGACCCCTCCCCGTCCGCGTTCGCTGGGATCGTGCCCTGGGCGGACAGGCCGGACAATCCGGCAGGAGGGTGATGGAGGTCAGCTCGCGATGTCCAGGTCGCGCAGCAACTTGGCCACGTGCCCGGTGGCGCGGACGTTGTAGAGCGCCTTGGCGATGTTGCCCTCCGCGTCCACCACGAAGGTCGAGCGGATGACCCCCTGCACCACCCGGCCGTAGTTCTTCTTCTCGCCGAACGCGCCCCACTCGGTGAGTACAGTCTTGTCCGGGTCGGACAGCAGCGGGAAGGTCAACTGCTCGGCCTCGACGAACTTGGCCAGCTTCTCCGGCTTGTCCGGCGAGATGCCGAGCACCTGGTAACCGGCACCGTCCAGTTCGGCCAGGTTGTCCCGGAAGTCACAGGCCTGCTTGGTGCACCCGGGCGTGCCCGCGGCCGGGTAGAAGTACACGACGACGGAGCGGCCCCGGAAGTCCGCGAGGGACACCTCGTTGCCCGCGCTGTCCGGGAGGGTGAACCCGGGAGCCGGGTCACCGGGGGAGAGCCGACGCTGTTCGGTGGTCATGGGGTGCACCGTACCGGGCGGCACCGACATGGTTTCCGGGCGATCAGACGGAGCCCGCGTAGATGGCGGTGGCCTCGCTCCCGGTCCGGGGCCGCAGCCGCAGGCAGAACGAGGTCGGCTCGGGGGGAACCGCGAAGGCCACCGTCATCCGGACGTTCCGCTTCGGCGGCAGGTCCTTGTCGGCCTCGGTCAGGCCGTTGAACCCCTGGGTCGCGTCCACCACCTGCTTGGCGGGCTCCTCGTCCACGATGCCCTCCACAGACAGCTGGGACAGCCGGTAGGGCTGCGGACCGTCGTTGTAGAGCGAGATCTCGAACGACACGGCGCGGTCGGACTGCGGGTAGGCCGCACTGCTCGGGCGGAAGGACTTCGGTTCGGACACGGCGACGGTGATCCCGGAGGTGAACTTGTAGTCCTTGCCGAAACTCACCGTTTGCTCGGTCGGCGTCCGTTTGTCGTACTCGGACGATTCGCTGGTCTCACTCGGGGAAGACGCGTCGTCGCTCGCGGCCGGCGTGGTGCACGCCGTCGCGACCACCAGCAGGCAAGCGGCCAGGGCGGGCCTCAGCATTCGCACAGGCGCCACTCCTTACTCCGTTTGCTGTAGGTGCTACATCCATTGGATGGCGGTAGCCATCGAGGCCTGCTCCACTCTGTCGGGACATGCGATCGGGTGCGAGCGGGAAAGGGGGGTTGAAGCGGAGCTGGTGTCGGCCCGTGTCTCATCCGTGATCGGAATGGCACCACGGGTGACAATCGTCACCTCGGTGCCACATCTGCAGCCGCCGTCCCCGTCCACCGGTCACACCGCGAGCGCGAAGAACAGGATGAACATGCCGAGCCCGGCCAGCCAGGCGACGATCAGCCACCCGAAGTCGCGCCAGGGGTCCACGGCCTGCTTGTCCTCGCCGGGCACGTACACACCGCGGAGCTCGAACCAGTCCGCCCAACGCACCAGCCAGCGCAGGGGGTTGCGTGCGGGCATGGGTCACCTCCCGGGCGCCGTACCGCCAGGACAGTTTCGCCAGCACAGTGTCGTCGGATCGGCGGCCGTACGCTACCCGACCGTCGTCGGCGGTTGTGTTGTTTAGCACGAGTGATACAACCTGTTGGCAGAGTGGCATCAAGGTGGCATGGCATCGCATGCCCCGTGCCACACCGAGAGCGAGGTGGATCGTGACCGGTCAGCAACTCAAGCCGCAACGGCGCAGCCGCAGGGTGGCGATGTCCGCGGAGGAGATCGACGCCTACCTCGCCGCGGAGCGCACCTGCCGGGTGGCCACGGTGAACGATCGCGGGCCGCATGTCACCGCGCTGTGGTTCGTCTGGCACGAGCGGGCGCTGTGGTTGTACTCGATCACCGACAGCCAGCGCTGGGTGGACCTGCGACGGGACCCCCGGATCGCCATACTGGTCGACTCCGGTCACGAGTACTTCGAGCTACGCGGGGTGGAGATCACCGGCGTGGCCGAGCAGGTGGGCGAGGCGCCCCGAACCGGACAGGACTACCCCGAGCTGGTGGAGCCGGAGAAGTTGTTCGCACGCAAGTACTTCGGCATCGAGGAGACGCCATACGACGAGCGGCACGGCTGGCTCAGGGTCACCCCGGAGAAGATCAACAGCTGGGACTTCCGGAAGATGCTCGCCGATCAGTGATCACCCTGGACCATCCTGCCGAGGATCCGCGCGTACATCCGGCCAGGGCTGGGGACCGTGGGCGGGTGCAGGAAACCTGGCAGGGGCGGTAGAGCGGATGCCAGCGGCTGCAGGCGCTCGTACAGCACACCGGCGTCGGCGGGCCGGTCGGCCGGGTCCTTCCGCAACAGCTCGTGCAGCAAGGTGGCCAGCTCGGGCGGTGCCTCCGGTACCGGTGGCGGTTCGTCGTTCACCTGCCGCTCGAACACCGCATACGCGGTCGGCCCGCTGAACAGCTGCCGCCCGGTGAGCATCTCGTGCAGCACGCAGCCCAGCGCGTAAAGGTCGCTGCGTGGCCCGGCAACCCCGTGCCGGATCTGCTCCGGCGCCATGTAGGCGGGGGTGCCGAGGATCTGACCCGCCCTGGTGAACTGCGCTACATCGGACTCGCGCAGGATCGCCAGCCCGAAGTCCAGCACCTTCACGCTGCCGTCCGGGCAGAGCATCAGGTTGGTGGGCTTCAGGTCACGATGGCAGATCTCCAGTTCGTGTGCCGCGGCCAGCACGGCGCAGGCCTGCGCGGCGATCGCCGCGGCCCAGGGCACCGGGACCGGGCCGTGCTCGCCGAGCAGATCGGCGATGGTGACCCCCTCGATGAACTGCATCACCTGGAACAGCCGCGCGTCGAACATGCCGAAGTCATAGAGAACCGGCGCCCCTGGGTGTTCCAGCCGGGCCAGGATCCGGGCCTCCCGGACGAATCGCTGCTCCAGTTCCTCGTCCGGCCCACCGGGCAGGTGCAGGAACTTCACCGCCACCCTGCGGTCCAGGTGTGTGTCGTAACCCGCGTGGACCGCGCCCATGCCGCTCCTGCCAAGCGGGAGCTCGTCCAGCCGGTAACGGTCCGCGATCAGCATCGCCGCACCCCGTCAGTCCCGGGGTGCCAGCCGGCCGCCTGCCAGCCCGCCGAAGCCCAGCCGGACCAGGGTGCCCACCAGCGTGCTCGCCTGCCTCGCCGCGTCCTCCAGCCGAGTCAGCTGCCGGAACGCCGCGCCGTAGCGGCGCTGCTGGTCGAGCGGAAGGCGGGGGAGCCGGGCACGCCGCGGGTCGATCCGGCCGGAGCCGCGCGGCGCCCACTGCGCGGCCGCGCGCAGGATCCCGGCCAGGAAGTCGGGGTCCAGTAGGTCAGCCTCGACCCGGTAGCGGGCCAGATGGGGGCCGAGTACCGCGGCCGTCTCGGCCACCCGCGCCGCGCCCGAGGCGGAGGCGACCACATCGCCCGGCTCCACCATGACCTGGCCGGGGTGCTCGGCGGTGCGGCCGGAGGGCGGGCCGCCGGTCAGCAGGTCCTCGGTGGTCAGCATCGCGAGGTCACCATCGTCGGCCGGACTGTTGCGCGCCGGGGCGTGCTGGATGGTCAGCATGCCCTCCCTCGCCAGCTCTCCTACCGTGGTGAAGGGCGCGTCCCCGGATCCGTCCCGGCTGGTCAGGCCGGGCACTTCCAGGGAAAGCGCGGTCAGCTGCGCCGCCACCTCGGTGAACTCCTCCAGCACCGCGCTGCCCTCGTGGCGCAGCTGGTACCGCGCCGGGCTCAGGTCCACCTCGTCGTCCAGCAGCTCGAGGATCGGTACCGCCTGCTCGGCTTCGGGGTCACGCAGCTGGCGCAGGCAGGCCGTGGCAACCTCGGCGAGGTCCTCGGCCACCAGCAACAGCACCCGGGAGGGTGGTCGTTCTCCCGGCTCGGGCCTGCGCAACAGCCACAGGTCCGGGCCGGAGTCCGGCAGGCTCACCACCGCCCGCAACGCGCCCGCGCGCAGCAGGTTCCCGCGAATGCGTTTCCCCGGCCTGCGGCCCGCGGCCGCCCCCGGCATCAGGACCGCCACCAGCCCGCCGGGCCGGACGTGGGCGAGGCAGTGCTGCACCCAGGCGAGTTCGGGTTCGCCGCGTGGCGGCAGGCCGTACTCCCACCGCAGGTCACCGGCCAGCTCCGGATGTCCCCACGCGCGTTCGTTGAACGGAGGGTCGCAGACCACGGCGTCCGCGTGCGTCCCGGGAAAGGCGTCCTGGCGCAGCGAGTCCCCGGCGAGCACGGTGGCGTCCACGCCACGCAGCAGCAGCCGCATGGCGGCGATCCGGGCGAGATCCGGGTCGCTGTCCTGCCCGAGCGCCTGCCGCGCCCCGCCCGCAAGCAGCAAGGTGCCCGCGCCGCATGCCGGGTCGAACACCGTGCCGCCCCTGGGGCTGACCAGCCGGGTGAGCAGGTTCGCCACCTCCGAGGGAGTGACCGACAGCCGCCTGGAGTGCTCCTCGAGGTAGCGGCGGCAGAGGAACTCGAAGGCCTCCACGGCGCCCCGCTCGGCGGCCAGCGCGGTGAGCAGATCCCCCAGCTCGGTGCCGATCGGTTCGGCCTGCTGGTCCTCCGCGGCGGGTGTGCCGCCCTGCCTGCTCAGCAGCAGCGCGCCCGCGCTGCCCACCAGCCTGCCGAGCCCAAGGTCGTCGGTGCTGGCACGGAGCCGTTGCCACACACGGTCGGCCAGCGAGACCTCGTAGGACTTGCCGTTGCGGCGCAGCCAGTCCTCCACCTCGCGCAGGGAGAACCGCGGACTGGAAGCCGTACCGCCGACGGGCCGCGGGAAGTCCTCGTGCCTGCGCCGCCAGTTGCTCACCGCTGCCTTGCCGACGTGCACGAGCCGCGCGATATCACCCGCGTTCACGGTGGTGTCGTGACTCATGGCGACGACCATAGTTCACAGTTAGCTTACGGTCCACAGGGGATGTGCTTGTGAACTGAATCAACCAGTGATGTACTGGTGACCATGACATACGATACGGGGTTGGCGTTGCGGTACGCGGTCCGGTCCGATGCCGGGGTGCGACGCAAGTCGAACGAGGACGCCGCCTTCGCGGGTGAGCGGGTGTTCGCGGTCGCCGATGGTATCGGCGGGCACGTGTTCGGCGAGGTCGCCAGCTCCACCGCGACCGCCGCGATGGCCGACCTGGACGGCGGGCTCAGCAAGGCCCTCGCCACCGGCCGCGCCACGGGCGGCCTGCGTGATCTCGATCCGCTGGCCGTGCTCGCCACCGGTGTGACCGACGCCGCGGGCCGCCTCGCTGAGCTGGTCGCGCGGGACACGCGGTTGCAGGGGATGGGCACCACGCTCACCGCGATGCTCTGGGACGGCGCGCGGTTCGCCATCGCCCACGTCGGTGACTCCCGCTGTTACCTGCTGCGGGAGGGGACGCTGCGCCAGCTGAGCCGGGATCACACCCTGGTGCAGGCGTTGCTGGACGACGGCAAGGTCTCCGCCGAGCAGGCCGCGGCGCATCCGCGCCGGTCGGTGCTGATGCGGGCGCTACAGGGGGAGGGCTCCGCCGAACCCGATCTCTTTGCGCAGGACGCGCTGGCCGGGGACCGGTACCTGTTGTGCTCGGACGGGCTGACCGACGTGATCTCCGACGAGGCCGTGGCGGAGACCCTGCTGGCCCGGCCAGAGCCGGAGGCGGCGGCCTGCGCGCTGATCGACCTGGCCAATGCCGGCGGCGGGCCGGACAACATCACCTGTGTGCTCGTCGACGTCGTTGGTACTCGGGATTGATCAGGTGCCAGCCGTTGCCGTGCGGGCAGCGCTGCTTGCGTAGCCCTCCCTCGGACTTGGCCACGAACCGGTCGGCATCGGCCTCGGTGGGGATGACGGCGCGCTGCTGGCAGCCGGTGCACCTGGCCGCGCCGGTGTACCGGAAGTCGTTGGATCCTCGTCTGTTCCTCGGCACGCACATCCTCGGGATCACACTCGCTGTCGGCTACCCGGCCGAGTATGCAGCCCCTGGCTGTCCGCGCAAACGGGGCGGTCCGGCGCGGACCCGTTACCAGGGACCAACCGGGAGCTCGGCGAAGAAGGCGGCGATGTCCCTGGCCAGCAGCCACGGTTCCTCGGCCGCGGCGAAATGCCCGCCGGAGGGCAGGACGGTCCACCGGCGAAGGTCGTAGAGCCGTTCGGCCCAGGACCGGGGCGGGGCCCCGCCGTGTGCGAACTCGTTGCCGAACAGGCCGACGGCCGTGGGCACCCGAACCCGGTCGGTCGCCGTGCGGGCGGCATGGCAGTCACGGTTGTCGTGGAAGTCGCGCATCGACTCGGTGATGGTGGCGGTCACCCAGAACAGGGTGATCGTGGTGAGCAGGAAGTCCCTGGAGAACCGGGACTCGATGTCGCCGCCCGAGTCCGACCAGGACCGCCACTTCTCCAGCAGCCACGCGGCGAGACCGGCCGGGGAGTCGTTGAGGGCGTAGCCGAGGGTCTGCGGCGCGGTCGACTGGACCGCGTTGTAGCCGCCCTCCCGCTCGGCGAAATCCCGTTCCTGCTCGATGAAGGCCCGCTCGGCCTCGGTCAGCGGCGGCGCGTCCGCACCGAGGTAGGGATCGAGCTCGATATTGCTCAAGTGCAGGCCGAGCACGGATTCCGGTTCGTCCACACCGAGAAAGGTGCCGATCCCGGAACCGAAGTCCCCGCCCTGCACCCCGTAGCGCCGGTAGCCAAGACCACGCATCAGCCGGTGCCACAGTGCGGCGGTATCGCGCATTGTCACCGCGCGTGGTGGCCTGCTGGAGAATCCGTAGCCGGGTAGTGAAGGAATAACCACGTCGAAAGCCGGTCCGTCGATACCGTGCGCCGCGGGATCGGTGAGCAGCGGCACCAGCGGGAGAAGTTCCACGAAGGTACTCGGCCAGCCGTGCGTGAGCACCAATGGGATGCCGGTTCCGGACGCGGCCCTGTGGTGGACGAAGTGGACGTCGACATCGCCGATCCGGGCGCGGAAGTGGTGGAACCGGTTCAACGCGCGCTCCCGCGCACGCCAGTCGAAATCCTCAGCCCAGTAGGCGAGGACCTCGCGCAGATAGTCCACATCGGTGCCCTGCGACCATGCGGCTCCCGGGGCGGCGGCGGGCCAGCGGGTGCGCCGGATGCGGTCGCGCAGATCCGCCAGTACCTCGTCCGTGACGGCGATGGTGAACGGTTCGATGTCGATGGCGTGCCGATACGTGTTCACCGCATCAGGTTCGCACGGTTTCCGGTACCCGCCCGACAATCGACCGCGCGGCCGATTCCTGGCTACTCCGGGTGCAGGTGGCCCTCCAGCGTTCGGCGCACTGTGTTTCGATTCGTCCCCTTTGCTGGAGAACGTGCCGGAACTTCTGGTATACCTTCGAAGATCGCAGCGTACGAATGGGGCTCTGGCGAGTGGGCGGTTACCTCCGGCCACTTATTCCGCCGAGGTATGCGGGATTCGTTCTGGATGTACGTCCGATCGGTCAAGGATCAACCGGTTTCCGGCCACGGTCGGGCAGCGTGACCAAAGGAGAGACACAGTATGGCGGAGGTTCCTCGCCGGACCGCACGGTTCCGGTTGCCCGTCGACAAGCTCGCCCCGCACCTGATGGAGGCGTTCGAGCAACTCGACGAGGCTGCGGAAAAGGTCAGCCTACCGTTACCGCTGCTCGAGCTGGTCCGGCTGCGCGTGTCGCAGATCAACGGTTGCGCCTACTGTGTCGACTCGCACCACCAGGACACGCGCGAGGCCGAGGTCCCCGAGCGGACGATCGCCGCGCTACCGGTGTGGCGCGAGTCGCCGTTCTTCTCCGAGCAGGAGCGGGCCGCCCTCGAGGTGGCCGAGGCACTCACCAACATGAACCGGGCTCCGGTGACCGACGAGCTCTGGACCCGGGCCGCCGAGCACTTCACCAAGACCGAGCTGGCCGAGCTCACCTGGAACGTCGCGATCATCAACGTGTGGAACCAGCTCGCAGGCGGTGCCCGCCCGTGGCTCATTTCCTGAGAGTCCGAGCCCGGCCGAGCCGACCGTGTCGCGAGTTCAGGAACAGGCACTGAGTACCGGCGGGCCGAGACCGAAGCGGGAGCGTGAATGCGGATCGGACTGATGGGCGCGGGCCGGATCGGCCAGGTGCATGCCGGGTCGCTGGCCGCCGACCCCAGGGTCGGCGAGCTGGCCGTTACCGACCTGAGCCCAGCCCGCGCGACCGCAGCGGCCGCGCAGGCGGGTGGCACGACATTGCCCACCGTGGCGAAGCTGCTGGACTGGTCCCCGGACGCGGTGGTCATCGCCGCGCCGACCGACACCCATGCCGAGCTGATCATGCGCTGCTGCGCTCGCGGCGTCCCGGTG
The sequence above is drawn from the Amycolatopsis aidingensis genome and encodes:
- a CDS encoding NACHT domain-containing protein, with the protein product MVRPVRPGHDPSERGRGGVITGLEGAALRLGSAIATQAGRSWLQRRRARFERAASLTELAEAELASPLQRRKLENLLDRIGNQVTEQLEPVLHEFSGDLPENEAAAAVLAVLDVLGEADLTDEALLADDADAEQLARRLRGQFPDRARQVSLAERARPLYELALDQACRHLVQVIRYLPAFRSTALAEVLARLTTQSERLDELLARLPRTSLFAPQGTDLDVAFRGRYLECLAARLDRLELLGLPMDEQPALPLTVAYLSLRVSTENDRPRDRRIAAEWFESTGTAHHTDGVPVENAIGDSQRTLLRGDAGSGKTTLLHWLAVTAARHGFTGALAEWNGCVPFLIQLRSFSAGDLPAPEEFVPHAAKAIAGAMPEGWVHRRLEDGTALLLVDGVDEVPAARRREVKAWLRDLVGTFPGMRVVVTSRTAAADRRWLAEEEFATVTLEPMSPRNVLTFVERWHEAASGTHVAEAAEAQRRLRGQLERPHLRELAATPLLCAMLCALNLAHRSELPRNRMDLYDKALAMLLHLRDAERGISGLLTDTEKKVLLRDLAWRLTLANRVELTRDNTLVHLRQKLPGMPNVDAEPEALLNHLLERSGVLREPVPGKVDFVHRTFQEYLAADEAVQQHHIDTLVAHAHLDTWRETVVMACGHATARQAAQLLGGILDRAEENRPHARRLRLLAAACLETVQDVEPAVRSRVDGLVERHLVPPRNVRETRSLASIGHRVLRHLPTDLSELSEAKAVATARTVALTCSSEALPRLARYAQDPRPSVQYQIADAWQYFDPERFAEEVLADSPLAHGHLIVHSRRLLPFTGRLRRLRSLWIMLPQREPLDDLESLSDQEHVTNINVHLNPGRTVSLAALEAHRRIEYLILRDAAEITDTSVLSKLDNLISLILAPTHPWQDISFVSTTRNLDLLSLGSLVRVSDYNILSELRKLRLLELSEYTEEALHRTRPLPHISEINLYDPVCRHDVGKLSGTFPGIRRLRLIDYGQFDLTELPAWPLNELVLSGTTVPDLTPLTRFPLHTVRLVRFPGTVDLSPLAELDIRLRLDRKGHYRGLRKLGPGVKIKYVD
- the bcp gene encoding thioredoxin-dependent thiol peroxidase, with the protein product MTTEQRRLSPGDPAPGFTLPDSAGNEVSLADFRGRSVVVYFYPAAGTPGCTKQACDFRDNLAELDGAGYQVLGISPDKPEKLAKFVEAEQLTFPLLSDPDKTVLTEWGAFGEKKNYGRVVQGVIRSTFVVDAEGNIAKALYNVRATGHVAKLLRDLDIAS
- a CDS encoding pyridoxamine 5'-phosphate oxidase family protein → MTGQQLKPQRRSRRVAMSAEEIDAYLAAERTCRVATVNDRGPHVTALWFVWHERALWLYSITDSQRWVDLRRDPRIAILVDSGHEYFELRGVEITGVAEQVGEAPRTGQDYPELVEPEKLFARKYFGIEETPYDERHGWLRVTPEKINSWDFRKMLADQ
- a CDS encoding serine/threonine-protein kinase, whose amino-acid sequence is MLIADRYRLDELPLGRSGMGAVHAGYDTHLDRRVAVKFLHLPGGPDEELEQRFVREARILARLEHPGAPVLYDFGMFDARLFQVMQFIEGVTIADLLGEHGPVPVPWAAAIAAQACAVLAAAHELEICHRDLKPTNLMLCPDGSVKVLDFGLAILRESDVAQFTRAGQILGTPAYMAPEQIRHGVAGPRSDLYALGCVLHEMLTGRQLFSGPTAYAVFERQVNDEPPPVPEAPPELATLLHELLRKDPADRPADAGVLYERLQPLASALPPLPGFLHPPTVPSPGRMYARILGRMVQGDH
- a CDS encoding N-6 DNA methylase; this translates as MSHDTTVNAGDIARLVHVGKAAVSNWRRRHEDFPRPVGGTASSPRFSLREVEDWLRRNGKSYEVSLADRVWQRLRASTDDLGLGRLVGSAGALLLSRQGGTPAAEDQQAEPIGTELGDLLTALAAERGAVEAFEFLCRRYLEEHSRRLSVTPSEVANLLTRLVSPRGGTVFDPACGAGTLLLAGGARQALGQDSDPDLARIAAMRLLLRGVDATVLAGDSLRQDAFPGTHADAVVCDPPFNERAWGHPELAGDLRWEYGLPPRGEPELAWVQHCLAHVRPGGLVAVLMPGAAAGRRPGKRIRGNLLRAGALRAVVSLPDSGPDLWLLRRPEPGERPPSRVLLLVAEDLAEVATACLRQLRDPEAEQAVPILELLDDEVDLSPARYQLRHEGSAVLEEFTEVAAQLTALSLEVPGLTSRDGSGDAPFTTVGELAREGMLTIQHAPARNSPADDGDLAMLTTEDLLTGGPPSGRTAEHPGQVMVEPGDVVASASGAARVAETAAVLGPHLARYRVEADLLDPDFLAGILRAAAQWAPRGSGRIDPRRARLPRLPLDQQRRYGAAFRQLTRLEDAARQASTLVGTLVRLGFGGLAGGRLAPRD
- a CDS encoding PP2C family protein-serine/threonine phosphatase, which encodes MTYDTGLALRYAVRSDAGVRRKSNEDAAFAGERVFAVADGIGGHVFGEVASSTATAAMADLDGGLSKALATGRATGGLRDLDPLAVLATGVTDAAGRLAELVARDTRLQGMGTTLTAMLWDGARFAIAHVGDSRCYLLREGTLRQLSRDHTLVQALLDDGKVSAEQAAAHPRRSVLMRALQGEGSAEPDLFAQDALAGDRYLLCSDGLTDVISDEAVAETLLARPEPEAAACALIDLANAGGGPDNITCVLVDVVGTRD